A region from the Diadema setosum chromosome 13, eeDiaSeto1, whole genome shotgun sequence genome encodes:
- the LOC140237036 gene encoding nociceptin receptor-like: MEFHDEIFNTEFDEVGEFVTLPNSSLVELLAEASSVALPFHHRVIMSVFFASIVVIGIPGNLLVVASVFLSKKLQTATNILVVSLAMADFFTCNTLPYQMVMVLSHYNWPLPVNVCAAVVVVSYTTLCCSVLTLVSIAFVRWYVITKSIHGNQGLNTHRKTFIVAIVTWTFSSISMVVPPALGYGTMGMSEQYRVCSLTDDNPKDFYYIIFQGLIMVCSLFITAVFYVLILRFVIVSAKKFKLQFGESSADASGGKALSTTVIDKKSGHSTFNQREIDITKNLFTVVCIFVLCVLPHAVNFMIPGGGTSTMYTGMILTANSCLNPLIYGLKHPTFREVFRCILTWNLAEIQQPSRLLRRLTSTGLVRTPRQSKRTTATSVSVLTELTSHTGK, translated from the coding sequence ATGGAGTTTCACGATGAAATTTTCAACACCGAGTTCGACGAAGTCGGCGAATTTGTGACTTTGCCCAATTCGTCCCTTGTCGAGCTTCTGGCGGAAGCTAGCTCTGTAGCACTTCCCTTCCATCATCGTGTCATTATGAGCGTGTTCTTCGCCAGTATCGTGGTCATTGGCATACCTGGTAATCTCCTTGTGGTCGCATCAGTGTTTCTGTCCAAGAAGCTCCAAACAGCGACAAACATACTGGTGGTTAGCCTGGCCATGGCGGATTTCTTCACCTGTAACACCTTACCTTACCAGATGGTTATGGTATTAAGCCACTATAACTGGCCCCTGCCGGTCAATGTCTGTGCTGCCGTGGTCGTCGTTTCCTATACCACTCTTTGCTGCAGTGTGCTGACACTGGTTTCCATTGCTTTCGTCCGTTGGTATGTCATCACGAAATCGATTCACGGCAACCAGGGACTCAACACCCATCGCAAGACCTTTATCGTTGCCATcgtgacgtggacattttcttccATTTCCATGGTAGTCCCTCCCGCCCTGGGCTATGGAACAATGGGTATGTCTGAACAATATCGCGTTTGTTCGCTCACTGATGACAACCCCAAAGACTTCTATTACATCATCTTTCAAGGTCTAATCATGGTTTGCTCGCTATTTATAACGGCTGTGTTTTATGTCCTTATCCTCCGATTCGTCATTGTGAGTGCAAAGAAATTCAAGTTGCAGTTCGGGGAGAGCTCGGCAGATGCATCAGGTGGCAAAGCGCTTTCAACCACAGTCATTGACAAGAAAAGCGGACATTCAACTTTCAACCAACGAGAAATCGACATAACAAAAAACCTGTTTACAGTTGTTTGTATTTTCGTACTCTGCGTTCTCCCTCATGCAGTAAACTTCATGATACCAGGCGGTGGTACAAGCACAATGTACACAGGTATGATCCTTACGGCAAACAGCTGTCTGAACCCCCTCATTTACGGCCTCAAACACCCCACCTTCAGAGAGGTCTTTCGATGCATTCTTACGTGGAATCTGGCTGAAATCCAGCAACCAAGCAGGCTGTTGAGGCGACTCACCAGTACGGGCCTTGTTCGGACGCCGCGGCAGAGCAAGCGGACCACTGCAACGAGTGTGTCAGTTCTTACAGAGTTAACTTCCCATACAGGGAAATGA